One genomic region from Capra hircus breed San Clemente chromosome 6, ASM170441v1, whole genome shotgun sequence encodes:
- the LOC102185728 gene encoding transmembrane protease serine 11B-like protein: MHRPVTVSRTSFPLWMIFLIVFGVVAILGTTIGLLVHFLAVENKTYYYQGSFKVLNIPYNRNYEKETSQENNYLSKILETKMSDAFQSSSIYRQYINSQVITLVPADNSVTAYIWLVFKAPKSMKENTRRGIEIILRQMLRNQSGSLTTDPDSLTLKEISKVEAEKIINNRCGRRPRMSATYDRIKDGSTAQEGEWPWQASLKKNGRHYCGASLISDRYLVTAAHCFKNSQDPRNYTVTFGTRVNRPYMQHYVQQIFIHENYIRGELHDDIAVILLTEKVLFKNDVHSVCLPEATQIFPPGEGVVVTGWGALSYDGEYPVLLQKAPVKIIDTNTCNAQEAYDGVIQDTMLCAGYMEGTIDACQGDSGGPLVHPNSRNIWYLVGIVSWGAECGTINKPGVYTRVTAYRNWIASKTGI; encoded by the exons ATGCACAG ACCAGTGACAGTTTCTCGGACATCTTTTCCACTGTGGATGATTTTCCTCATTGTGTTTGGAGTGGTGGCAATCCTAGGAACCACTATTGGTCTCCTAGTTCATTTTCTGGCAGTAG AAAACAAGACCTACTATTACCAAGGTAGCTTTAAAGTGCTGAATATCCCATataatagaaattatgaaaaggAGACATCACAAGAAAATAACTATCTTAGCAAAATTCTTGAGACGAAG ATGTCTGATGCCTTTCAGAGTTCTAGCATTTACAGACAATACATCAATTCTCAAGTCATCACACTCGT TCCTGCTGACAACAGCGTGACAGCATATATATGGCTGGTATTCAAGGCGCCCAAATCAATGAAGGAAAACACAAGAAGAGGAATTGAAATCATCTTACGTCAAATGCTGAGGAACCAGTCAGGATCCTTGACTACAGATCCTGATTCGCTTACACTTAAGG aaATCAGTAAGGTCGAAGCTGAAAAGATAATCAACAACC GCTGTGGGAGACGACCAAGGATGTCTGCTACATATGATAGAATCAAGGATGGATCCACTGCTCAGGAAGGAGAGTGGCCCTGGCAAGCAAGTCTCAAAAAGAATGGCCGGCACTACTGTGGGGCATCTTTGATCAGTGACAGATACCTGGTGACTGCAGCTCACTGCTTTAAAAA ttcACAAGATCCAAGGAACTATACTGTGACCTTTGGCACCAGAGTAAATCGCCCCTATATGCAACACTATGTTCAGCAAATTTTTATTCATGAAAACTACATCAGGGGTGAACTTCATGATGATATTGCAGTTATATTGCTTactgaaaaagttttatttaagaaTGATGTCCATTCAGTTTGTCTTCCTGAAGCCACACAGATTTTTCCACCAGGTGAAGGAGTTGTTGTCACAGGATGGGGAGCACTTTCATATGATG GTGAATACCCAGTATTACTTCAGAAAGCACCTGTGAAGATTATTGATACAAACACTTGTAATGCTCAGGAAGCATATGATGGGGTGATACAAGACACAATGCTATGTGCTGGGTACATGGAAGGAACTATTGATGCATGCCAG ggTGACTCTGGAGGACCACTAGTTCATCCCAACTCTCGAAATATTTGGTACCTTGTTGGAATAGTGAGCTGGGGAGCAGAATGTGGGACAATCAATAAACCAGGAGTCTATACACGAGTGACTGCCTACCGCAACTGGATTGCCTCAAAGACTGGTATCTAA